The Crocinitomicaceae bacterium genome includes a region encoding these proteins:
- the mraZ gene encoding division/cell wall cluster transcriptional repressor MraZ — MAGLVGEFECALDSKGRFLFPAGLRKQLDPSANEIFMMNKGFENCLTLYPMNEWDKVSSKLSKLNLFKPKNRMFYRLFHQGAKQLTLDNAGRLLIPVSMTERIGLKKEIMLTAYNDRIEIWDKKEYFRTMEENMSDFSDLADEVMGETDSAHDE, encoded by the coding sequence ATGGCTGGTTTAGTAGGAGAATTCGAATGTGCACTTGATTCTAAAGGGAGGTTTTTATTCCCGGCTGGATTGAGAAAACAATTGGATCCTTCAGCGAACGAGATTTTTATGATGAACAAAGGTTTTGAGAACTGTCTCACCCTTTACCCAATGAATGAATGGGACAAGGTGAGTAGCAAATTATCAAAGCTGAATTTGTTCAAACCTAAAAACCGGATGTTCTACCGCCTTTTTCATCAGGGAGCCAAACAGCTTACGCTCGACAACGCAGGGCGTCTGCTTATTCCGGTTTCTATGACTGAGCGCATTGGATTGAAGAAAGAAATAATGTTGACGGCATACAATGACAGAATTGAGATCTGGGACAAAAAAGAATACTTCCGAACTATGGAAGAAAATATGTCTGATTTCTCTGATCTGGCTGATGAGGTGATGGGAGAAACTGACTCCGCACATGACGAATAG
- a CDS encoding T9SS type A sorting domain-containing protein, with the protein MRILSSVFCFLIIGLLHFNSWTQDTITVQTFTYDSITTRRAIFSFPPELQSMEFEKVLMYYNLKCDPLTTWDSYNCGEWDYLVYSQIWNHTGTFDSVEVNKSKYFVNGTDPATVSYVNNPYYHYYENYQKFTTYTGTDEDHAIGSGTVACNYPFAADNATQHTQILWTASEIATALITAGDISKLRFDLSIQGSSMGHLTIKMKHTSATEITATDFSGWTIVYDKNTSFASAGIQTIDLTNAFNYDGSSGILLDISFENFVSGGTATVLNGETTTNNSVAYTNERLGYLNIAAGEFVDVDLTNYNFQDQITITFWANGDVNYLPANTSVLEGYDSLNNRLLNVHFPWSNGTIYWDAGEGAGYDRIEKAALTSDYEGEWHHWAFTKNSSDGTMEIYRDGILWHSGTAKNLDAGIINQFRIGNSEGGNYFWAGQLDEFTVWNTELSPAVIAAWTNEKITPAHPDYGNLVLYYDFDNTASVLDKSGNNHDAASNTPDMIEFYGESQTGFSLSNIRPDISFVQGTFTAVLDSVLIIDSLMAPSIDIIEFQVEGRKFTMAQILHQYPAGYSYTYNHLGAKTDSVYVGADVNLTNETLTYYEEPYEVIIPFEIGRYITPYGIGFDLGPNGFTYVYDVTDYQSLLMGDVDFSAHNTQELIDVKFVFVVGTPPRDVLGVDQLWDGLQSYSYSNLDNDLNLSAQTVSLDAAGDMFKIKTRITGHGHNGSNNCCEWGNGVGRDHEILIDGTPRFLWEIWQETECGDNPNTGQGGTWPYAREGWCPGDKVTDYEFDITPFVSPGSTTSIDYDIEDVPSTDPAQGNGNYVMSMHLITYGAPNFNLDAAIVDVLNPNDWEYYSKFNPTCQNPRIILQNTGSETLTSAEINIWIGQFGNNVITYTWTGSLEFLEQEIVEIPIDPIWWNDYLGENYFTARVYKANGQFDEYENNNEFTVYFEPAPVINEPFYIWFKTNNKAVENDLFLKDGDGNIIFSRTDLTNTTEYKDTFYLAEGCYTVEITDSDHDGLGFWYSAIPTSSGGEGETSGFLRLRQVGGSTLYVFENDFGHYSKYSFSVGYAVGIDEQKNENYVVQIFPNPTDGIVNINLDNVTGNTVTVSIYNEFGEVIYYYEITDNNAEGYQQIQADLQEFTNGIYLVKIVSDDVIHTEKLILQGR; encoded by the coding sequence ATGCGCATTCTATCTTCTGTTTTCTGTTTTTTAATAATCGGTCTTCTCCATTTCAATTCATGGACGCAAGACACCATCACCGTGCAGACATTTACCTATGATTCCATAACAACGAGACGTGCTATTTTCAGTTTTCCACCTGAATTGCAAAGTATGGAATTTGAAAAAGTGCTCATGTATTACAACCTGAAATGTGACCCGCTCACCACGTGGGATTCTTACAATTGCGGTGAATGGGATTACCTGGTATATTCGCAAATATGGAATCATACCGGCACCTTTGACAGTGTTGAAGTAAACAAGTCAAAATATTTTGTGAATGGAACTGATCCTGCAACCGTTTCTTATGTGAATAATCCATACTATCACTATTATGAAAATTACCAAAAATTCACCACCTATACCGGTACAGATGAAGATCATGCAATAGGCTCAGGAACTGTTGCGTGCAATTATCCCTTTGCTGCTGACAATGCAACACAACACACGCAAATTTTGTGGACGGCATCAGAAATTGCCACCGCACTTATTACCGCCGGAGACATTTCAAAACTGCGATTTGATCTGTCTATTCAGGGCAGTTCAATGGGCCATCTGACCATTAAAATGAAACATACATCTGCCACTGAAATTACCGCGACAGATTTTTCAGGTTGGACAATTGTCTATGATAAAAATACCAGTTTTGCATCTGCCGGAATTCAAACTATTGATCTTACAAACGCATTTAATTATGACGGCTCTTCAGGAATTTTACTTGACATTTCATTTGAAAATTTTGTAAGCGGAGGAACAGCCACTGTATTAAATGGTGAGACAACTACTAACAACAGCGTTGCATATACAAACGAACGATTAGGCTATCTCAATATTGCTGCCGGAGAATTTGTAGATGTTGATTTAACTAATTATAATTTTCAAGATCAGATTACCATCACGTTCTGGGCTAATGGTGATGTAAATTATCTGCCTGCAAACACATCTGTTTTGGAAGGATATGACAGTTTGAATAATCGTTTACTCAACGTGCATTTTCCATGGTCAAATGGAACTATTTACTGGGATGCCGGTGAAGGCGCAGGCTATGATCGTATTGAAAAAGCAGCTCTCACATCAGACTATGAAGGTGAATGGCATCATTGGGCATTTACAAAAAATTCATCTGATGGAACGATGGAAATTTATCGTGATGGAATTTTATGGCACTCCGGTACAGCAAAAAATTTAGATGCAGGTATCATCAATCAATTCCGCATTGGTAATTCTGAAGGTGGAAATTATTTTTGGGCAGGTCAACTGGATGAATTCACAGTTTGGAATACTGAATTATCACCCGCAGTAATTGCCGCTTGGACCAATGAAAAAATTACTCCCGCACATCCTGATTATGGTAATCTTGTACTGTATTATGATTTTGATAACACTGCTTCAGTGCTTGATAAATCAGGAAATAATCATGATGCTGCAAGCAATACACCTGACATGATTGAATTTTATGGTGAATCTCAAACCGGATTTTCTTTGAGTAATATTCGCCCGGACATTTCTTTCGTACAGGGAACTTTCACGGCCGTACTTGATTCAGTTTTGATTATTGATTCGTTGATGGCGCCATCTATTGATATAATCGAATTCCAAGTTGAAGGAAGAAAATTTACCATGGCACAAATTCTGCATCAGTATCCTGCCGGATATTCATACACCTACAATCATCTTGGTGCAAAAACTGATTCAGTTTATGTTGGAGCAGATGTAAACCTAACCAACGAAACTCTCACGTATTATGAAGAGCCTTATGAAGTAATTATTCCGTTTGAAATTGGAAGATACATTACGCCATACGGAATTGGATTTGATCTTGGCCCCAACGGATTCACCTATGTGTATGACGTGACAGACTATCAGTCATTGCTCATGGGTGATGTTGATTTCAGCGCACATAATACACAAGAATTAATTGATGTAAAATTTGTTTTTGTAGTTGGAACACCACCGCGTGATGTACTTGGTGTTGATCAATTATGGGATGGTTTACAAAGTTATTCGTATTCAAATTTAGATAACGATTTGAATTTGTCAGCACAAACTGTTTCGTTAGATGCAGCAGGTGATATGTTTAAAATCAAAACTCGCATTACAGGTCATGGACACAACGGATCAAACAATTGTTGTGAGTGGGGCAATGGAGTTGGTCGTGATCATGAAATTCTCATAGATGGCACGCCAAGATTTTTATGGGAAATTTGGCAAGAAACTGAATGTGGTGATAACCCAAATACCGGACAAGGGGGAACTTGGCCTTACGCTCGTGAAGGTTGGTGCCCTGGAGATAAAGTAACGGATTATGAATTTGATATTACCCCTTTTGTAAGTCCGGGTTCAACTACCAGTATTGATTATGACATTGAAGATGTGCCATCAACAGATCCTGCGCAAGGCAATGGAAATTACGTTATGAGTATGCACCTGATCACGTATGGTGCGCCTAATTTTAACTTAGATGCGGCCATTGTTGACGTACTTAATCCAAATGATTGGGAATATTACAGCAAGTTTAATCCTACTTGCCAAAATCCGCGCATTATTTTACAAAACACCGGATCTGAAACACTCACATCTGCAGAAATAAATATTTGGATTGGTCAATTTGGAAATAACGTAATTACTTATACATGGACCGGTAGTTTGGAATTTCTGGAACAAGAAATTGTTGAAATTCCTATTGATCCAATTTGGTGGAATGATTACCTGGGTGAAAATTATTTTACGGCCCGTGTTTACAAAGCAAACGGACAATTTGACGAGTACGAAAACAACAATGAATTCACCGTCTATTTTGAACCCGCACCGGTAATCAACGAGCCATTTTATATCTGGTTTAAAACAAATAATAAAGCCGTTGAGAATGATTTATTTTTAAAAGACGGTGATGGAAATATTATTTTTTCACGTACAGATTTAACCAATACCACTGAGTATAAAGACACCTTTTATTTAGCTGAAGGATGTTATACAGTAGAAATCACTGACAGCGATCATGACGGACTTGGATTCTGGTATTCAGCCATACCAACCTCAAGCGGAGGAGAAGGAGAAACCAGCGGATTTTTACGCCTGCGTCAAGTCGGCGGCAGCACACTTTACGTATTTGAAAATGATTTCGGACACTACAGCAAATATTCGTTCAGCGTTGGTTACGCCGTTGGAATTGATGAACAAAAAAATGAAAATTATGTGGTGCAAATTTTTCCAAATCCAACAGATGGAATAGTCAATATAAATCTTGATAATGTTACCGGTAATACAGTAACCGTAAGTATTTATAATGAATTTGGTGAAGTAATTTATTATTATGAAATCACTGACAATAACGCTGAAGGATATCAACAAATACAAGCCGATTTGCAAGAATTCACAAACGGAATTTATCTAGTGAAAATAGTTTCAGATGATGTAATACACACGGAGAAATTGATATTGCAGGGGAGATAA
- a CDS encoding transpeptidase family protein yields the protein MDDKKSIYIKAYAFYIMAFIMMLVIIVRICVIQYGDVVPDSAYINEDGEEVTTRVDSIEPARGRILADDYSDLVTSVPLYNLFIDLTVMSDELYQELDSLSYRLSITFPEKSKAEWETELRTGRENENRYFPIAKKVKHDVVKDVRTFPILREKKYKGGFIEEKFTKREMPYGELAQRTLGSKREGAKPIGLEGAFDYYLSGEYGLQMKQWVNNSWKPVSSEYMKEPVDGADIVTTINIGIQDVAENELRHQLEMQSAKHGTVVLMEVETGFVKAIANLTRGEDGKYYESFNHAVATKTDPGSTFKLASLMALLEDHKVDITDTVGAYGEYHFYNHTIKDHDEGGYGRISIQQAFEKSSNVFSKIVNDAYAQNPQQFIDRLKSFGLGDTLGIDISGEPVPVVKNVNEDGWSGLTLPQMAIGYEVELTPLQILAFYNAVANNGELIKPQFVKEIRKDGRTIKKFEKLVIKEKICSEETLEKLKICLEGVVERGTGSGLKSANFKIAGKTGTAKLVNTNQGYGSEYLASFVGYFPADKPKYSCIVSIAGPTQQIYGAQVSGTVFAAIANKVFSSSLEYHPNYNARNRVATYPKVKSGNAHDAVVVLDLLGVKYKNLTQNQSWMVSGMAEEYVTLEARYVEKNHVPNVVGMPLNDAVYLCENSGLRVSILGNGKVVSQSLTAGDVFVKGQQIKLELR from the coding sequence ATGGACGATAAAAAAAGTATCTATATCAAAGCTTACGCATTCTACATCATGGCATTTATCATGATGCTGGTGATCATTGTGCGCATTTGTGTGATACAATACGGTGATGTCGTTCCGGATAGCGCATACATCAATGAAGATGGTGAAGAAGTAACAACACGTGTTGATTCCATTGAGCCTGCTCGCGGGCGCATACTGGCTGATGATTACAGTGATTTGGTTACCTCGGTGCCTTTGTATAATCTCTTCATTGACCTCACCGTGATGAGTGATGAATTGTATCAGGAGCTGGACTCACTATCATATCGTTTATCAATTACGTTCCCTGAAAAATCAAAAGCTGAATGGGAAACTGAATTGCGCACCGGACGTGAAAATGAAAACCGATATTTCCCAATTGCAAAAAAAGTTAAGCATGACGTGGTGAAAGATGTTCGCACATTTCCAATTCTGCGTGAGAAAAAATATAAAGGCGGTTTTATTGAAGAAAAATTTACTAAGCGTGAAATGCCTTATGGTGAGTTGGCGCAACGCACATTGGGTTCTAAACGTGAAGGTGCAAAACCAATTGGTTTAGAAGGGGCATTTGATTATTATCTCTCAGGTGAATATGGTTTGCAAATGAAACAATGGGTGAACAATTCATGGAAACCGGTGAGCAGTGAGTACATGAAAGAACCCGTTGATGGAGCTGATATTGTAACCACTATCAATATAGGTATTCAGGATGTAGCAGAAAATGAGTTGAGACATCAGCTTGAAATGCAAAGTGCTAAACATGGTACCGTGGTTCTCATGGAAGTTGAAACGGGTTTTGTGAAAGCAATTGCAAATCTCACCCGGGGTGAAGATGGAAAATATTATGAAAGTTTTAACCACGCCGTGGCAACAAAAACTGACCCGGGCTCAACATTCAAATTGGCATCGCTCATGGCGCTGCTTGAGGATCATAAGGTGGATATTACGGATACTGTTGGCGCTTATGGTGAATATCATTTTTATAATCACACCATCAAAGATCATGATGAAGGTGGGTATGGTCGTATATCAATTCAACAGGCGTTTGAGAAATCATCAAACGTGTTTTCTAAAATTGTGAATGATGCGTATGCGCAAAATCCTCAACAGTTTATTGATAGATTAAAATCTTTTGGTTTGGGTGATACGCTGGGTATTGATATTTCAGGTGAGCCTGTACCGGTTGTAAAAAACGTGAATGAAGACGGTTGGTCTGGTTTAACCTTGCCGCAAATGGCTATTGGATATGAGGTGGAATTAACTCCATTGCAAATACTGGCTTTCTATAATGCGGTTGCAAATAATGGTGAATTAATCAAGCCGCAATTCGTGAAAGAAATTCGCAAAGATGGTCGCACGATTAAAAAATTTGAAAAGCTGGTGATCAAAGAAAAAATTTGTTCTGAAGAGACACTTGAAAAACTAAAAATTTGCCTTGAAGGGGTTGTTGAAAGAGGCACCGGAAGTGGGTTAAAAAGTGCCAATTTTAAAATTGCAGGCAAAACCGGAACAGCAAAATTGGTGAATACAAATCAAGGTTACGGAAGTGAATATCTTGCGTCGTTTGTTGGATATTTTCCGGCGGATAAACCTAAATATTCTTGCATTGTTTCAATTGCCGGACCCACACAACAAATTTATGGAGCTCAAGTTTCAGGTACTGTGTTTGCCGCAATTGCCAATAAAGTTTTCTCATCATCACTTGAATATCACCCTAACTACAATGCACGCAATAGAGTAGCAACCTATCCAAAAGTAAAATCAGGTAATGCGCATGACGCTGTGGTAGTACTTGATTTACTCGGTGTGAAATATAAAAATCTAACTCAAAATCAAAGTTGGATGGTATCTGGTATGGCAGAAGAATATGTAACGCTTGAAGCTCGGTATGTAGAAAAAAATCATGTACCCAACGTGGTAGGTATGCCGTTGAATGATGCCGTTTATCTCTGTGAAAACAGTGGCTTACGCGTTTCAATTCTAGGCAATGGAAAAGTAGTAAGTCAATCTCTTACAGCAGGAGATGTTTTCGTAAAAGGTCAACAAATTAAATTGGAATTACGCTAG
- a CDS encoding caspase family protein, translating into MSKVVLVILLLFSINGFTQRVDLAIQKGHSDQIVLLEYSVQGNYLASLAANNEVLIWEMNHLKTMSSFKIDHRDHILGMKFSDDEKKLIVKTDFSVYEYELKTSELKENKNITDTDFRKKTYFFDQTGQYEVYIENGAIKKKLKGKKRKKYSLAVNYLNAPFNAVDVSVEKNLLVGVAADEIIYVYNYQSGNKLKELRAHRSAILDVRFTKDGKYFVTAGKDRSIVVWDSETLEIKARISSNVFQKNTAVFSEDGMRIYIGDELGYIYEIDFADLFPRVNVTRPDLHAVNRILRVHQGDKMGYYVSSSSNQVYYKENLAAKKPIASYTLRDRQFVHTKKMILQNWFGTYQEPIGSVTAMDVSPDKKHIVYTGWSEIPNIALASTEKGKTRHLYNTADWRQWTDVAFSSDSTFVATLDSSNILFKWKITGKHENDFLIQKDTLPFMIKNFEFLGNDKLWLNSLKYGQFIYQMNDRKLVQTLTQDANQIFFRDHFVIVSTPAHNLIFYDLNEQKIHHEFAGHSDYITDINFHPDGDKFITSSKDGTLKLWSLKNKEMLVTLIPFRNKEFVFILENNYYLITKGALKEIGFKHEGEYFFPDQFDLKYNRPDKVLEKIGFSTPDVIEAYHKAYLKRLKKMNFTEDQLNGDFHLPSIEITNLAELSRNTFDASVSIGIHAIDTKYELDRINVWINEVEVKEINLKSQQVKEFSDRFSLSLGRGRNKIEVSVLNQNGVESYKKTVIIHSDAGKEKPDLYVLAIGVSKYQQTEFNLNYAAKDALDICTTMQNSPGFSNVYTKSLTDDQVTLENLTQAKPFLEQADINDVVLVFVAGHGVLDENFDYYFASHDIDFRAPEKRGIPYESIEFLLDKIKALKKLLFLDTCHSGEVDKDEIQIDTTESRPVDGELLFRSAGNLVKYTDTPFGLKSINELTKTLFTDLRRGTGATVISSSGGVELSIEGGEYKNGLFTYCLIQGLVNGQADINKDKQINVSEIQVYIRDEVFKLSKGLQTPTSRIQNNELDYRIW; encoded by the coding sequence ATGAGCAAAGTAGTTCTAGTCATATTATTATTGTTTTCTATCAACGGATTTACTCAACGGGTTGATCTTGCTATTCAAAAAGGACATTCAGACCAGATTGTGCTGCTTGAATATTCTGTGCAAGGTAACTACCTCGCGAGCCTTGCGGCAAATAATGAGGTATTGATTTGGGAAATGAATCACCTCAAAACCATGAGTAGTTTTAAAATTGATCATCGGGATCATATCCTGGGAATGAAATTTTCTGATGATGAAAAAAAGCTCATTGTTAAAACTGATTTTTCAGTGTATGAATATGAATTGAAAACATCAGAATTGAAAGAGAATAAAAATATTACTGACACTGATTTCAGAAAGAAAACTTACTTTTTTGATCAAACAGGACAGTACGAAGTGTACATTGAAAACGGCGCCATTAAAAAGAAACTTAAAGGCAAAAAAAGAAAAAAATACAGCCTTGCCGTTAACTATCTGAATGCACCATTTAATGCAGTGGATGTTTCAGTTGAAAAGAATTTATTAGTGGGTGTGGCGGCAGATGAAATCATTTATGTTTATAATTATCAAAGCGGGAATAAACTAAAAGAATTGCGCGCGCACCGCTCAGCCATTTTGGATGTACGGTTTACCAAAGACGGAAAATATTTTGTGACTGCCGGCAAAGATAGAAGTATTGTGGTGTGGGACTCAGAAACACTGGAAATTAAAGCACGAATCAGCTCAAACGTATTCCAAAAAAATACGGCTGTTTTCAGTGAAGACGGAATGAGAATTTATATAGGTGATGAGTTGGGATATATTTATGAAATTGATTTTGCTGATTTGTTTCCGCGCGTAAATGTTACCCGGCCTGATTTGCATGCCGTGAATCGTATATTGCGCGTGCACCAAGGTGATAAAATGGGATATTATGTTTCATCTTCAAGTAACCAGGTTTACTACAAAGAAAATCTTGCCGCAAAAAAACCAATTGCATCTTATACTTTGCGTGACAGACAATTTGTGCATACTAAAAAAATGATTTTGCAAAATTGGTTTGGTACTTATCAGGAACCAATTGGATCTGTTACCGCCATGGACGTGTCACCTGATAAAAAACATATTGTATACACCGGCTGGTCTGAAATTCCCAATATTGCACTGGCTAGCACAGAGAAAGGAAAAACACGACATCTCTATAATACCGCTGATTGGAGACAATGGACTGATGTAGCATTCAGTTCTGATTCAACCTTTGTCGCAACGCTTGATTCATCCAATATTTTATTCAAATGGAAAATTACCGGAAAACATGAAAATGATTTTTTAATACAGAAAGATACTTTGCCTTTCATGATTAAAAATTTTGAATTCCTTGGCAATGACAAGTTATGGTTGAATTCTCTAAAGTATGGTCAGTTTATTTACCAAATGAATGATCGTAAACTTGTGCAGACATTAACGCAAGACGCTAATCAAATATTTTTTCGTGATCATTTTGTTATTGTAAGTACACCAGCGCACAATTTAATTTTCTATGATTTAAATGAACAAAAAATTCATCATGAGTTTGCCGGACATTCAGATTATATTACAGACATTAATTTTCATCCGGATGGAGATAAATTTATCACATCAAGTAAAGACGGAACGCTGAAACTATGGAGCTTAAAAAACAAAGAAATGCTGGTAACCCTCATTCCGTTCAGAAATAAAGAATTCGTATTCATTTTAGAAAATAATTACTACCTGATAACCAAAGGGGCATTGAAAGAAATTGGATTTAAACATGAGGGCGAATATTTTTTTCCTGATCAGTTTGACTTGAAATATAATCGTCCGGATAAAGTGTTGGAGAAAATTGGTTTTTCAACACCTGATGTGATAGAGGCATACCATAAAGCTTATTTGAAGAGATTGAAAAAAATGAACTTCACCGAAGATCAACTCAATGGAGATTTTCATTTGCCGAGTATTGAAATCACTAATTTGGCAGAACTGAGCCGCAACACATTTGATGCAAGCGTTTCTATTGGAATTCACGCCATAGATACTAAGTATGAGCTTGACCGAATCAACGTATGGATTAATGAAGTAGAAGTAAAAGAAATCAATTTAAAATCACAACAAGTGAAAGAATTTTCAGACCGTTTTAGTTTATCACTTGGGCGCGGAAGAAATAAAATTGAAGTAAGTGTGCTGAATCAGAATGGTGTTGAAAGTTATAAAAAAACAGTGATCATCCATTCTGATGCCGGAAAAGAAAAACCTGATTTATATGTGCTTGCAATTGGCGTGAGTAAATATCAGCAGACAGAGTTTAATTTGAATTATGCTGCAAAAGATGCCTTGGATATTTGTACTACCATGCAAAATAGTCCGGGCTTTTCTAATGTGTACACGAAATCATTAACCGATGATCAGGTAACATTAGAGAATTTAACGCAGGCAAAACCATTTTTAGAACAAGCTGATATCAATGATGTAGTGCTGGTATTTGTTGCAGGACACGGAGTATTAGATGAAAATTTTGATTATTATTTTGCCTCACATGACATTGATTTTAGAGCGCCTGAAAAAAGAGGCATACCGTATGAATCAATTGAATTTTTATTAGATAAAATTAAAGCGCTTAAAAAATTATTATTCCTGGACACCTGTCATAGCGGTGAAGTAGATAAAGATGAAATTCAAATTGATACCACTGAGTCTCGTCCCGTTGATGGCGAATTACTTTTCAGATCAGCCGGTAATCTAGTAAAATATACCGACACGCCATTTGGTTTAAAAAGCATCAATGAATTAACAAAAACCTTGTTTACTGATTTGCGTCGCGGAACGGGAGCAACAGTTATTTCTAGTTCAGGTGGAGTAGAACTATCTATTGAGGGCGGTGAATACAAAAACGGATTATTCACCTATTGTTTGATCCAGGGATTAGTAAACGGTCAAGCCGACATCAACAAAGACAAACAAATTAATGTTTCAGAAATTCAGGTGTATATCCGCGATGAGGTGTTTAAACTTTCCAAAGGATTACAAACGCCCACTTCACGCATCCAAAATAATGAGTTGGATTATCGAATTTGGTGA
- the rsmH gene encoding 16S rRNA (cytosine(1402)-N(4))-methyltransferase RsmH: MTNSVYHVPVLFEESIHALNIPKSGVVVDVTFGGGGHSREILKHLGKKGTLISFDQDDDAINNRIDDVRFVLVNANFRFLINFMKFYDLMDADAILADLGVSSHQFDTGDRGFSIRENAKLDMRMNKNASLTAHKIINHYPEQELYRIFNAYADLQNTKKVVYTLINTRKKNSIDTTGDLVKLLSELVPQPKRNQFLAQVFQALRIEVNDEMGALKDMLEQSAKVLKKGGRLVVISYHSIEDRLVKNFIRTGNFEGEADKDLYGNIRKPFQAVNNKPIVPGDEELERNPRSRSAKMRIAERI; this comes from the coding sequence ATGACGAATAGTGTATATCACGTACCTGTTTTATTTGAAGAATCTATACATGCACTGAATATTCCAAAATCAGGCGTGGTGGTAGATGTCACCTTTGGCGGTGGTGGTCATTCACGCGAAATTCTCAAACATCTTGGAAAAAAAGGAACCCTGATTTCGTTTGATCAGGATGATGACGCAATCAATAACCGAATTGATGATGTACGCTTCGTACTCGTAAATGCAAACTTCAGATTCCTGATCAATTTCATGAAATTTTATGATCTCATGGATGCCGATGCAATATTGGCTGATTTAGGTGTTTCATCTCACCAGTTTGATACCGGTGATCGTGGTTTTTCTATTCGTGAAAATGCAAAACTGGATATGCGCATGAATAAAAATGCCAGTCTCACCGCGCATAAAATTATCAATCATTATCCTGAGCAGGAATTATACAGAATTTTCAATGCTTACGCAGATTTGCAGAACACGAAAAAAGTGGTTTACACCCTCATTAATACGCGCAAAAAAAACAGCATTGATACAACGGGTGATTTGGTAAAACTGCTTTCTGAATTGGTACCACAACCAAAACGCAATCAATTTTTAGCACAAGTTTTTCAGGCTTTACGCATTGAGGTCAATGATGAAATGGGCGCATTGAAAGATATGCTTGAGCAAAGCGCTAAGGTGTTGAAAAAGGGAGGACGATTGGTGGTTATTTCATATCACAGTATTGAAGATCGTCTGGTGAAAAATTTTATTCGCACAGGAAATTTTGAAGGTGAAGCGGATAAAGACTTGTATGGAAATATTCGCAAACCATTTCAGGCGGTGAATAACAAACCCATTGTACCGGGTGATGAAGAATTGGAGCGCAACCCACGATCGCGCAGCGCAAAAATGAGAATAGCAGAACGCATATAA
- a CDS encoding DUF423 domain-containing protein → MSKQFIVTGSILICTGILLGAFAAHALEKFAQPNLIDSFEKGVRYQFYAGFALLIFGIGFEKLKCNLRWFFILTLIGVSLFSGCIYLYCFHEKVPVLKFFVYLVPLGGVSFVIAWIVFIFQFVRLQNKQES, encoded by the coding sequence ATGTCCAAACAATTTATTGTTACCGGATCAATTTTGATTTGCACCGGTATTCTGCTTGGCGCCTTTGCCGCACACGCACTTGAAAAATTTGCCCAACCCAACTTGATTGATAGTTTTGAAAAAGGAGTGCGTTATCAATTTTATGCGGGCTTCGCTCTTCTCATTTTTGGTATTGGTTTCGAAAAATTAAAATGCAATTTGCGCTGGTTTTTTATTCTCACCTTAATCGGTGTGTCCTTGTTTTCAGGTTGTATTTATTTATATTGCTTTCATGAGAAAGTACCTGTACTTAAATTCTTTGTTTATCTCGTTCCGCTTGGCGGTGTTTCTTTTGTGATTGCTTGGATTGTATTTATATTTCAGTTCGTTCGGTTACAAAACAAACAAGAATCCTAA